Proteins from one Fragaria vesca subsp. vesca linkage group LG6, FraVesHawaii_1.0, whole genome shotgun sequence genomic window:
- the LOC101294205 gene encoding receptor-like protein kinase FERONIA-like encodes MVAGDSSATYSRVANVSIACGTNFTAEINSEGWSGDVNTKFTPIGSTTYGTSPNYSSGYLEWPYQGVRLSHSEFTYRFNLTAGQKFIRFYFYPASYTNFNRSKALFSVKAGDFTLLDNFNASATADASGVATLYKEFCLNIHEEQSLKTFNITFSPSKDAYAFINGIQVMEMPTNLYYSAAESAGYRYVGGSQLKYRIENSTALQTLYRLDIGGVNGGGEIGIRFGGKTYFVSYEVLNVWNSSDEVYLDALSETISVQSYNDRIQLNFFKAPAYSAEGEIYRSGRSLGMKKYINKSYNLTWTFPVDSSFHYLLRLHFCEFEPGITQSGDRTFQIIIENQAVEEEADIIEWTGGNGIPVYRDYVVYMSGPENKMKSSYNDALLNGLEILKLFGSNVSYTAAGNPDSPQVKRPKKSSESTLLVAIVAGVIASIIVFSATGFLVFRRGWNGKDSRSSHRGKKSMKVHKSSTPTYFCRRFSLPEIKVATENFNATSIIGVGGFGNVYKGQIDGKATLVAIKKLKPDSSQGAHEFKTEIELLSQIRHRHLVSLIGYCNDKGEMILMYEYMARGTIRDHLYNTENPPLPWKERLQICIGAARGLQYLHSGVRGTIIHRDVKSTNILLDEHWVAKVSDFGLSKGTNDTSNTHISTLVKGSFGYLDPEYFRTQHLTPQSDVYSFGVVLCEVLCARPAVIDREDIRQASLAEWTKSCHQNGELDQIIDPILRGKIAAECLDKYTEVAISCIHDNGTERPSMTDVVRGLELALQLQRNTEGNINSIERNVQTETTSSEQSCAPNDSIKCISPTIFSEVNNPSGR; translated from the coding sequence ATGGTGGCCGGAGATTCGTCAGCTACCTACAGTCGGGTTGCAAATGTCTCCATTGCTTGTGGCACTAATTTCACTGCGGAAATTAATTCAGAAGGTTGGAGCGGAGATGTCAATACGAAATTCACACCCATTGGTAGCACCACCTATGGCACAAGTCCTAACTATTCCTCTGGTTACTTAGAATGGCCGTACCAAGGAGTGCGGCTTTCTCACTCAGAATTTACTTACAGATTCAATCTCACCGCCGGCCAAAAGTTCATTCGCTTCTACTTCTACCCAGCTTCCTACACCAACTTCAACCGCTCCAAAGCTCTCTTCTCCGTCAAAGCCGGTGACTTTACCCTTCTTGACAACTTCAATGCTTCTGCCACTGCTGATGCCTCTGGGGTGGCGACGTTATACAAAGAATTCTGTTTAAACATTCACGAAGAACAGAGTCTAAAGACTTTCAACATCACATTCAGTCCAAGCAAAGATGCCTACGCGTTTATCAACGGTATTCAAGTCATGGAGATGCCAACCAATCTTTACTACTCTGCAGCAGAAAGCGCTGGGTATCGGTACGTCGGAGGCAGCCAACTCAAGTATCGCATCGAAAACAGCACTGCTCTGCAGACGCTCTACAGACTAGACATTGGTGGTGTAAACGGTGGTGGCGAAATAGGAATACGGTTTGGTGGTAAGACATACTTTGTTAGTTATGAAGTCCTGAACGTCTGGAATTCTTCAGATGAGGTGTACTTGGATGCTTTAAGTGAAACAATCAGCGTGCAATCATACAACGATAGAATCCAGCTCAATTTTTTTAAAGCTCCCGCGTACTCAGCAGAAGGAGAAATTTACCGTTCAGGCCGGTCATTGGGGATGAAGAAATACATCAACAAGAGCTACAATCTCACCTGGACATTTCCGGTAGATTCTTCATTCCACTACCTTCTGAGGCTGCATTTCTGTGAGTTTGAACCAGGTATTACCCAGTCCGGGGACAGAACATTTCAAATTATCATAGAGAACCAAGCAGTCGAAGAAGAAGCCGACATAATCGAATGGACTGGTGGAAATGGGATTCCAGTGTACAGAGACTACGTTGTGTACATGTCTGGCCCTGAGAATAAAATGAAGAGCTCATATAATGATGCACTCCTGAATGGGCTCGAAATCTTAAAACTATTTGGGTCGAATGTCTCATATACAGCAGCAGGAAATCCTGATTCACCGCAAGTGAAAAGACCAAAAAAGTCAAGTGAGTCAACTCTTTTGGTTGCCATTGTTGCTGGTGTAATTGCCAGCATAATTGTGTTCTCGGCGACCGGATTCTTGGTCTTCAGGCGAGGATGGAATGGTAAGGACTCAAGATCTAGCCACAGGGGAAAGAAGTCAATGAAGGTCCATAAGTCATCTACACCAACTTATTTCTGTCGTCGGTTTTCACTACCAGAGATCAAAGTCGCCACTGAAAACTTCAATGCTACTTCTATTATTGGAGTTGGAGGATTTGGCAATGTCTACAAAGGACAGATTGATGGTAAGGCAACCCTTGTCGCAATCAAGAAGCTGAAGCCAGATTCATCACAGGGTGCCCATGAGTTCAAGACGGAAATCGAATTGCTATCCCAAATCCGTCATCGCCATTTGGTGTCTTTGATTGGATATTGTAATGATAAAGGTGAGATGATCTTAATGTACGAGTACATGGCACGTGGGACAATCAGAGATCATCTCTACAACACTGAGAACCCACCTCTTCCTTGGAAAGAACGGCTTCAGATTTGTATTGGCGCAGCAAGAGGGTTGCAGTACCTCCATAGCGGTGTCAGGGGCACGATCATTCACCGTGACGTGAAGAGCACCAACATCTTATTGGATGAACACTGGGTGGCCAAGGTTTCAGATTTTGGGCTGTCAAAGGGCACGAATGACACGTCCAACACCCACATCAGCACTCTGGTGAAGGGCAGTTTCGGGTATCTGGATCCAGAATACTTCAGAACACAACATCTAACTCCTCAATCAGACGTCTACTCATTCGGTGTAGTGTTGTGTGAAGTATTGTGTGCGAGGCCAGCTGTGATAGATAGAGAGGATATTAGGCAAGCAAGCCTGGCTGAGTGGACCAAGAGCTGTCATCAGAATGGGGAACTCGATCAAATCATTGATCCAATTTTGAGAGGTAAGATTGCAGCCGAGTGCCTGGATAAGTATACTGAGGTAGCTATCAGTTGCATCCACGACAATGGAACAGAACGGCCATCCATGACCGATGTTGTTAGGGGGCTTGAGCTTGCCTTGCAGCTTCAGCGGAATACAGAAGGAAATATCAACAGCATTGAAAGGAATGTTCAAACTGAAACCACCAGTAGTGAGCAAAGCTGTGCCCCCAACGATTCCATTAAATGCATATCCCCGACAATCTTCTCTGAGGTTAACAACCCAAGTGGGAGATGA
- the LOC101293918 gene encoding receptor-like protein kinase FERONIA-like, protein MIPVLGPLCLCLLLHIVAQLVAGDSQLIYTPVEDITIACGESGTQISKFDNRTWNTDINSEFFPMEQDQVGNSTSQVRKAPSSSFTGRVPYTTARLSHSEFTYTFTLTTGQKFIRLYFYHASYADFDRSKALFSVKAGGYTLLQDFNASATVDASGVETIYKEFCLNIYGGDQSLNITFIPSKAEQAYAFINGIEIVSMPTYLYYTAPQSNGPAYIGEEGNFPIGENTAMEMFYRINIGGSPVSSNQDTGMYRNWDGEDETYLDESSRNITVSPSNPSIQLKFGRIPEYSAPKEVYKTGRSIDTNKTNNRSYNLTWEFHVDSNYPYLVRLHFCEIEIFKIGGERTFVIYIGNQAVDTADIVGWSGGNGIPVYRDYVVALSDLGRQKKVSLFITLQAFQMDWTIEYNNAILNGLEILKLINSKDQQTGSSTNPKVTLLSPRTSKNSTHMLVIVAGVISSIVVFSAFGIFVFRQRQKVSGNSHSTMKLTMTPSSSSPSYLCRYFSLAEIKAATKNFHQTSVIGVGGFGNVYKGCIDGGATPVAIKRLKPESSQGAHEFKTEIELLSQLRHRHLVSLIGYCTDKGEMILVYDYMARGSLRDHLYHTNNSTLSWDQRLQICIGTAQGLQYLHGGAKGTIIHRDVKSTNILLDEKWVAKVSDFGLSKVGSANMSKTHISTVVKGSFGYLDPEYYRRQRLTEKSDVYSFGVVLFEVLCARPAVINTEEMRQMNLSEWAKSCLHKGELDQIIDPSLTGKIATESLNKFVEIAMSCVHENGVERPSMDDVLRGLEFALQIHHSPEKDINSIERKVKTEPSSREPSCATKDSITCISETIFSEINNPSGR, encoded by the coding sequence ATGATACCAGTTCTTGGTCCTCTCTGCCTTTGCCTTCTTCTCCACATCGTCGCCCAACTTGTGGCCGGTGATTCACAACTTATCTACACTCCAGTTGAAGATATAACCATTGCCTGTGGCGAATCCGGCACCCAAATCAGTAAGTTTGATAACCGAACTTGGAACACAGATATCAATTCAGAATTCTTCCCAATGGAACAAGACCAAGTTGGTAACAGTACATCCCAAGTCAGAAAAGCACCATCATCGTCCTTCACAGGCAGAGTACCCTACACCACCGCGAGGCTTTCTCACTCCGAATTCACTTACACATTTACGTTAACTACTGGCCAAAAGTTCATACGCTTGTACTTCTACCATGCTTCGTATGCTGACTTTGATCGCTCCAAAGCCTTGTTTTCCGTCAAAGCTGGCGGCTATACTCTTCTACAAGACTTCAATGCTTCAGCCACTGTGGATGCTTCTGGGGTGGAGACGATATACAAGGAGTTCTGCTTGAACATATATGGTGGAGATCAGAGTCTAAACATCACATTCATTCCAAGCAAAGCCGAGCAGGCATACGCCTTTATCAACGGAATCGAGATTGTGTCCATGCCGACTTATCTTTACTACACCGCACCTCAAAGCAACGGGCCTGCTTATATAGGCGAGGAAGGCAACTTTCCAATTGGGGAAAACACTGCTATGGAGATGTTTTACAGAATCAACATTGGTGGCAGCCCCGTCTCATCCAATCAAGACACTGGAATGTACCGGAATTGGGATGGTGAGGATGAAACCTACTTGGATGAATCAAGTAGAAATATAACTGTTTCACCATCCAATCCAAGCATTCAACTCAAGTTTGGCAGAATACCTGAATACAGTGCGCCGAAAGAAGTTTACAAAACAGGCCGGTCAATTGACACCAACAAGACAAACAACAGGAGCTACAATCTCACCTGGGAATTTCATGTAGATTCTAACTATCCTTACCTGGTTAGGCTGCATTTTTGTGAGATCGAAATTTTCAAGATAGGAGGAGAGCGGACTTTTGTAATTTACATAGGCAATCAAGCCGTTGATACAGCAGACATAGTCGGATGGAGTGGTGGAAATGGGATACCAGTATACAGAGACTACGTGGTTGCCTTGTCTGACCTGGGAAGGCAGAAGAAAGTAAGTCTATTTATCACGCTGCAAGCATTCCAAATGGACTGGACGATTGAATACAACAATGCAATTCTGAACGGGCTTGAAATTTTGAAACTGATCAACTCAAAAGACCAGCAAACCGGAAGTAGCACCAACCCGAAGGTGACACTGCTAAGCCCAAGAACTTCAAAGAATTCAACTCATATGCTGGTCATCGTTGCTGGTGTAATTTCCAGCATAGTAGTATTCTCTGCATTTGGAATCTTCGTTTTCAGGCAAAGACAGAAAGTTTCCGGCAACAGCCACAGTACAATGAAATTAACAATGACCCCCAGCTCATCTTCACCGTCTTATTTGTGTCGTTACTTCTCACTGGCAGAGATCAAAGCCGCCACCAAGAACTTCCATCAAACTTCAGTTATTGGTGTTGGAGGATTCGGCAATGTGTACAAGGGATGCATTGATGGTGGAGCCACTCCTGTTGCAATTAAACGACTGAAACCAGAGTCATCCCAGGGTGCCCATGAGTTCAAGACAGAAATTGAGTTGCTCTCCCAACTTCGTCATCGCCATTTGGTTTCACTCATTGGATACTGTACTGATAAAGGTGAGATGATCCTGGTATATGATTACATGGCTCGAGGATCCCTCCGTGATCATCTCTATCACACCAATAACTCAACTCTTTCTTGGGATCAACGGCTTCAGATTTGTATTGGCACGGCTCAAGGGCTACAATACCTTCATGGCGGTGCCAAGGGAACCATCATTCACCGTGACGTGAAGAGCACAAACATCTTATTGGATGAGAAATGGGTGGCCAAGGTTTCAGATTTTGGGTTGTCAAAAGTGGGGAGCGCCAACATGTCCAAGACTCACATAAGCACGGTAGTGAAGGGTAGCTTCGGGTATCTAGACCCAGAATACTACCGACGCCAAAGATTAACTGAGAAGTCTGATGTCTACTCATTTGGTGTAGTTTTGTTTGAGGTACTATGTGCAAGGCCAGCTGTGATAAATACAGAGGAGATGAGGCAAATGAACTTATCTGAGTGGGCCAAAAGTTGTCTTCACAAGGGGGAACTTGATCAAATCATCGACCCAAGCTTAACAGGTAAAATCGCAACGGAGAGCTTAAATAAGTTTGTTGAGATTGCAATGAGCTGTGTGCATGAAAATGGTGTTGAAAGGCCGTCGATGGATGATGTTCTCAGGGGGCTTGAGTTTGCATTGCAGATTCATCATAGCCCAGAGAAGGATATCAACTCCATTGAAAGAAAGGTAAAAACTGAACCAAGTAGTCGAGAACCAAGTTGTGCAACCAAGGATTCCATTACATGTATATCTGAGACAATCTTCTCTGAGATCAACAATCCAAGTGGGAGATGA